The stretch of DNA GGAAGTAGGAGAGTCATGCAACTCTAGCAACCATCACAGCATGTGATTTGAAGTTTTCCAAAATACAGGGATGAAATTATTAAGAAAATGCCCCACAATGGTCTCTGTCAGGAGATAGCTGTGGCATGAGGTAACTGTTGGATGTGATATGGGAGATAAAGAAGAGTGTGACACTGACAGTGTGATGAGCTTGCAATGGAATAACTAAAATTAGTTTCCATTCCTGCATCTGCCTAAGTCCTTATTCCTGTATGCCTCGGTTCATGGCTGCTCTGGATTTCCTTTCCATAAATGGGCTGTTCCCAGCAGCTCTCTATTCTGATTTCAGATatcactggaaaatgaaaagataGTATTTAATGAAAGAGTGGGGAGAGAGAAGTGTAGCAATGCATTACAACGATcatgactgagaaaaagaaaagaaaacagggagaagaagGAAAGTCTGTGCAGCTACAAGGGCAGGGAACTACTTAAAGTGTATAACACAACCTCCTTCTGACCCAGAGACGACACTGAAATGCGCATCAATAGCTTTATATGGGAAGCCAGCGGCACCTCTTCTTCGTCAGCTATTTCAAGGCAAGTGAAAAGGGTGGGGGACATACTAACAAGCAGGGCACCCAAACTACCTGCACTACTACTGGCaattccctttcccctctccttttttcctgctgaggTGGCAAAAGCTCCAGGCTCTAGGGAGGGAGTCCATCAGTGTCCATTTGCACTAATGCAACCTGGTCTCAGCTGTGGGTCATTGGCCATGCGGCAGTACAGATAAATAACGATAAGCTGAGATTTTCAAGCCAGCGTAAAGCCTGAGcaactgaaacagaaagaaaagagctggAAATAGCTGGACATTGCCTTCCTGTCAGTGTCCTGTCAGTCACGTGCAGCAAATTCACTGCAAGCTCATGGCCTCATTGTTACTGTGAGTCCTAGCTCCCTGCATGCTCATTCCCCAAGCAGTTATTTGGAAGAGCTGCCATTTTCTAGTGTGATTGGGTTGGCTTCGTATTTAATCGGGAAATTTCTAGCACGCACTCAAGTACATAGCTCAGTCCTGCAGTCAGAGAAGGATACACAGAAAATTCTTAGAGCCTTACATGAGAAAGGCAAAGCAGGCCCTTGCTTTTGCATCTGCTTCTGTACATTCCAGCATTTAACCTGTCTTTTTTCTTGCTAGGCCTCAAAATGAACTAACACAGGCAATCAAAATGCTTACATTTAGCACAAGTATTTCCAGGAGCAGTAAGCTAAATATTTGCTTATATCATTTATGGGATGGGAGATGTCTCAAGAAATCTATTGATTTGTCTCCACTCCCATTATCTCGGTATATGCCTCCATGAAGATGGAGGCCCTAACTAATATTAAAAGGTCATTTAAAAATCGGTACCCTTAAAGGTCACACAATTATTAATTCAGTCTGACAATTCAAACCTGGTGAGACATGGTCAAAAATAAATCACTTACTATTTGAGATCTTCACGCAGAAAGTGATTGTGCTGCAGTGCTAATGAACAGCAGAGTAGGCACACTGTTTAATACCAGGAGTTTTGACTCTGCAGGCTTCTTATCATACTTGCTTCACAGAACAGTTTAACAGAAAAAGGTCAAGAGAAAGTTTTAATTCTACATTTTTGAAATTCCTTCTCTCATCATCTAGTTATTTTATGGAGCTTTGGCATTCATGTGGGTGTTAAAACCGCGGGCAACTCTCTGAGCAGCTTCAGTGACACGGACAAAAGCAAGACTCCTGAACAAAACTTTACCGAAATCTCCAAAATTGTTCCCCAAAATTGTTCCTCTTTCTTTGTCAGCTACGTCCAAGTGGGCTGTTTGAGGAATACCATTCTTTTCCTTAATGAGAACTCCATTTAAATACTCCCACAGCCCTAAAAGAACAAAGTTCTTGGGAACAATTACTAAATGTATCTTGCCCTTGCTTTTTAGAACTATGGATTCTTAATCTTTAACAATGGGCTGGAAGAAAACAGGCTCTGTTcaccagaaattattttgttgaaaattttgATTAATAGCTTGAAATTATTTAATTGACAACTTGAGTATTAAGCAGAGACGGAATATTTTCTGGCAGTGTTAGTCGATGTCTCAGCATGAGATGgtaattacaaagcaaacagcTTGTAATCGTATCAacaaaacatgaggaaaaattagACAAGCATGTCTAATATTTGCTCTGTTTATGTTAGGGTTGGGATCAAAAAGGGAAAGCAAGTTGTACATAACAGTAGAAGAGAttgattcattaaaaaatactgtttaagtaCAGCCTTAAAAATTCAAAGATTAAAATGTATTACATTTCCGTTTCTGTAACTTGATGATTGGAATTATACTGACGCAGCCTCCCTCATTTATGTTTACCATGCAACTGAATATCAAATTTtgtcttttctatcttttttttaagggaaactGTATAGAACTTCTCATTAATTTTAGCTTCAATTGCAGCAAAAATTCCAAATATGGCCTGGATCTCTTAGTTTGGCTTCTGCAACTTTATTGTTTAGGATGTTCAGAATACTTATGTATTGGCTAGCATTACCAAGGAATTTGATCAAATGCTGTTAATAGCTCATTTCACAAGGCAACTGCTGAATTCTCCTCACTTGAAAAAGTCTTACGTATATCCAAGATCAACAAACTGAAGGACTAATTACTCTCCAAATTTAACTTGCACATAAAAACTTGACTTTATCTtggcagctttaaaaaagaaaaatcacaacgGGCAGGAAAAATGAGTCCATAGGTAATAGCTCTATGTAAATATCTTTACAGCCGGGAAACTTACCTCACTGCTACACAGATTGTTTTCTGATTAGCTGTCACATCAGTTTGAGAACATTTTAGTGGTAGCATACACATACAGAGACTACTCTCTCTCAGGTACTATTTATACTGTATTAACACTTGTGAGGCTCAGGatcatgaaaatacattttaattggaGAATTTTTAATCAATCTCCCACTTTTTAGACTCTAGTACTGCTAGCTCTATCATTCTTGTTGTGTTGTAGTCATTTCCTTCACAACTGTTTAACACCTGTAAGTTATGCATAAACAAACACTCCCCTATCTGAAGGATCCCACTCCTCTGGTAGTTCCCCACTTTTAATTAGCAAGACCCCCATGTTAAGGATTGTAGCTTGGGGGAGTCTCTAACGTGCTTTAAATCATGCTGCACATCTCCCAGTTTTTCTCAGAGCGGCTTGGCAGATAGGAGTGTCTTGTGAAGCGCGGATGGCGGCTTATCTCATTGAGAGCATGGAACAAGCCCCTTGCAGTCCCTGGTGTTAAAGGGCTCGACTTATCTGGAATGAGTGGCAGAGTGCCCTGGCTCAGCTCTCAGTATATTGCACCCAGGGACATTGCTTAATGTGCTGCTGTCAAACACCTCCCAGTGTGCTCAGGGCAAATTTCTGAATCAGGGAGCTTCTTTAGGTGAAAACAGCTTCTGCTTCCTATCACAGGGGATGGAAAAGGTTATTGGCTAGCACTGCTGGCTCAAGCTTTAACGTCCTTATATCtcaatttaaacatatttttaaatgcttaacaATCCTTATGTGACCATCTGTGCAATGGTGCTAGCAGGAGAAAGGGGAAACTCCCTAGCAGCTGGCATTGTGACTATCATGGTATGTATGGGAAGGGTGGATGTACTGTGTCCTACCTGGGAACTGCCAGGCAGGATTTAGAGCCTGCAAACAGATAAAGGCCTGAGCTACCTTTATAGTCTGGGCTGTCCTGGAAGCTAGCTGAATTACAAGAACCTCCTCAGAAAAACTCATTCTACTGCTTTACCCCTCTACCCTCCTTTATATCCCCACATCAGCTCTCATCCTAGTACCAGCaatttcaaagtgattttttaagGATGCTTTCTCCACTCTGAGCATAGCCACAAAAGGGTCTCCTTTatgctacatctgcttttctatCCAACAAGAAATGGCTGCAGCAACTTGAGGACCCCATTCAATAGGTCTGAATCACCTTCCTCTCTTTATACACAccctctgaaaattaaataaagtgGGAACTGCCAAGTCACATGAGTCTGGCTGCCTCTTACTGAGCtgagagaaagagcaaagaaaagaacTTGCAAAAGAGGAAGAGATGCTAAAACCAGCAGAGGATGTGGCCGTGATGAGTGTTAAGAACAACAGGACCTGCCTGCAAGGAACAGAGACCTGGCTACAAAACTCCAGCCAGACTGCCAGCCCCTTTCTCCCCTGGtccccccccaaaagaaaccccaaaccaaacaacaagcCAAGAGCACATAATTCCTCTGTGGGTTATTCATGTCTGAGGGAGGAGCCCAGCTAAGCAGGATTGTGCAGGGGCAGAGACAGATGAGGCTGGTTAGATTTCACTTGGTGGCAACAGGGTTGTGATAAGGAGAGGGAGATAAGAATGCAGGAGTGTTGGGGCTTCCCCCCTCACCTGAATGTGTGATTGGCATTTGTCAGATTTATCTTTCATCCGTTGCTGCATCccttttctgaaagagaaaagatttcACTCATTCATAGTAGTAGATCTCGTGAATCTTTGCTACTTTTGTTTCTAGAACACTTCGAAATCTTTGATTAATAAACCTCGTGCAAATGCAATGCCTCAATAGataatggaatatatatatattaaggagaaaaaaatgacaaatattaaGGGATAGAAAAAGAGTTCAGTTAGTCACCAAATAGGGCATAATTACACGTGAAAACAAATATCCCACTGGTTTGGAAATCTGAAAGAATTCTAATCCTCTGCATCCTAACTCCCCTTTTACTTCCTGGGGAACAGGTCTCAGGTTGACAGggattcattttattttatttttgagttaTGGTTTGCTCCTAATCAGTGTTTTTACTAGCGTAATGACAGCAAGATCTCACTTAACAACCCTGGATTCAGATTGCAATAAGAAAAACATAACTGTTGAGGTTACTGTAACAATTTGCCATCTAGTGGTCAATCAAAATCACACTCAGTTCTTAGCTCAAGTAGAAAGCAAACATGTACCATCAGGATTGGATTATATGCCTTGGAAAGTCTGGTATGGCTCACTGGCCAagaatttacttattttaaacaaGTAACTGTGCAAAACCCAGCTCACCTCCTCTCTGGACAATAATTTAAAATCTGAGTATTTAAGAGTAGGCACCTTGATTCAAACTGAGCATGTACTTTCCCTTTACTGGGATGCATCCTCTTTTCTTCTTGCACATGGATCTTGCCATGTTGTTTAGTGCTCGACCACAGCAATTTGCTCCTGAGTGGTTAGTGGTTATAGACACACACTCAAGAGGCAAGTTTTTGTCTTCTAAAAAttaagagatgatttttttttcctcacgaCTATGCATCGTTAGTAGAAAAAGGGTGGGAAGACCTAGCAAATGAGGACACTCATTTACATCTTTGGCTTGCCAGCCCAGACTGCaccatttttgtttcaaatagtGGGCTTGATTCTCCAGTCTGACTTCATTTTTCTCCGCTAGTGGAAATTCTGTCCTATAATGGAAAATTTGCTAATGTTAATAGCTGTCCCTTTTCATTACTTGATACAAACTGGAAAACTTGTTTTCACATATCAGACAAGATATATGAAAATCTGCCACTCCTCCTAATTTAAGCAGTCTCCTTCATTTAAATGGTATTGCTCACCAGGGTAAGAGTTTCTGGGTTAATCTCTGATTTTAAAATGATCACAAGTGGCAAAGGTGTCATACCTTGACCTTGGTAAATAGTCTTGTACACTGGGAAATttagggaggtggtggtgggaggtTCTCAGTGGAATGGGTTCAGTGGATTAATCTTGGATTAATGTGCAGCACAGGTGACTAGATAAATTGGTGTCCTTGGCAGCGAGGGACCACAGGGGCTTCCTGCCCACTGATATGTATAAGGATCAAGAAAGGTTAATTGCAGCAGAGTTGGAGATGTGGCTGGAATGTGTGCTAATTCTGCCCTCCCCAAATGCTTGACATATTTTAGCTGCCTGTCAGTGTGCATCCAATAATACCGTTGCTTGGATTCCAGGCGTGCCTTTAAACACctttcaggctttttaaaaaagctggcAACAAATAATCAGCATTATTCTGATATCCCAGCCTAGGATAAATATTGTTTTAACTTACAAGAGCTGCCAATGCACATGCATACAGATACTCACTCAGGCACACCCAGACACACTCCCAATGTGCTCTCTTCCACATAAACCAAATTCCCCACCTTTTATAGAACAAGCATAGCTGAGAAGCTAGCTAAACTTCCAAAACATGCATATTACTTTGATGGAGAGAAGCTCTTGGAAAGATCAGGTAACTTTCAAGATAGTAAGAGTCACATCCTGATACTCTCTTCCTCTCTAGACTCTTTCTGCCAATGTGTCTTTAGGATCTAAGCTTGTGCACTGgctcctttcttcatttttatgatAGATCTGGGTTCCAGTCCTCGTAGGACTGGAACCACAGCCCTGCCCCTCTCCTGGTGCAGATATACCAGTTGCCTGTGCTATTTTCAAGGTGTTAATCTTACGCTTAAGGCTAATAAGCCACATGGACAATCCACTCTGCACATTAACCATAGGCAGTTGTTATTAGGATAAGCACTCTGTTTTGTTGACTGTGAACATAACTCTCTCCCATTGTTTCTGAGAAtggctgctggctgctctccaCTTAGGAGATGGCTGCAATCCTCTGTGGGTCCCTCCCGTGGAAATCAGTGGGAATATTCCATCCATTCTGGTGGGAAAATCTCATGGATCACAATGTAAAAAGATCCTTACCAATAGACGACCCATAAAGCTACTGATACCTGACAAGCTCTATGACAGCAGATGCCTCATATTATATAGAACACATCTAAGTTAAGTCGTAAGTAAAAGGAAAGCTATATATTTCCTTCAGATCGTGAACATTCAGTCCAGACCCTTTGCTGACAGGCTGTGGATTTAAagattgaaaacattttcagactaCAGTTATTTAAGACAACAGAGGGATCATATCTTCAGGGACACTTTacctgttgttgctgttttttactTCCTTGGTCTTTCCCTGTAGTGCAGTAATAACATCCATCACCATGCAAgataagaaaaacagattaattaTAGTCTAAGACATGTATGTAAAACATATGGATAACCATGGCACAGTCAGCAAAGAAGGAAATAGCAGGAAATAGCACTGGCCAACTACAGTATCAAATAGACAAAATACCAAAATTCTTTCTCCTGCATAGgtccttttctctgcttttgttcaGAGCTGGGTGTACATTCCTGTTTGTCCCGTAGTTAGTTACTAAATTAAGAAGTTGTTTCTTTTGCTCTGCAGCCATTTCTAGCATGATCTTTGAAATCAGTGATATGTTGGTGATACCAACAGGCCTAGGCTCAAGGTCTGTAAATTCAGAGCTGTAACATGCCCATCCATGTGCTCATGTGAAAACAGACCATCCTCTGAAAaacagggggaaggagaaggtgggcATATGGATTATGTGGTATATGATTCTTCCtgtgcttccttttctctttgttgtgAGCTGCACCCCAAAAGGCACAGCAACGTCACAACAGATTTGCCTCCAGGGTGCTCCATCCAGAACAGTTTCCTCTCAGCTGTACACCCTGGCATTGGAGGTGCTGCAGGAGTAGATGGATAGCTGACGCATTATTTATTAAACAATAAACACAGCAgtcaaaatgcaaatatattgctAACAGGTCAGACTGATAAAATGAGCTtgtgaacaaaaagaaaagctagaaacAATCCTTCCGTGTTTGAGTACATGAAGGGCAGAAATGCTACCTCCCTAGctcaaacaaaattaaatggcAGGTAATAAGGTATTGAGGCTTGTTTCAGAGTTCTTTGCAGAACTATTTACTCTAGTATCGAGTGCAAATCTACCGAGCTTGTAACAATGCCTTCAAAATTAGTAGGCGGTAAACACTAAAAGCTTATTGGTAAGCTTTTAGATGTATATGCAATACTTTCTAAACAAAAAATGTAAGACCTCAAATATGCttataatttaaatgaaattcaaaccacagaaagatttttttaagccaTCAACGAAGACTGAAAAGATGGATTGAGTTCCTGCCTTGGTCACAGACAATTTCCATGATTGCAGTCAAACCATACAGAGTAGATTGTGCTTCAGTTTCCCATTGGTAGTACCAAGGCAGCAATGCATCCCTTATTTTGTCCATTCAGATAGTCCTCATGATCTGTAAGCAACTATGCAAGAGGAGAATAGGACTCTCTTCAGATGAGTAACGCCCTTTATCCCTGGGTCAATGGAAGAGTTTAGCCCTGCATCTTTTATAACCATGCATAACCACTCTGTTGTTTTATTCAGATCTCACTCATGTCTCAGAACACTGTTCCATTAATAAATTAATGTAGTACGCAGAGGGTTGCTTTAAAGTAACTAATTCTGATTAAACTAGTAGCAACAGGATGAGAGTCTCAAAGGGCCATTATTAGACTGCACACACAGTAAAGGTTCAGATTCATCTATACTGCAGTTAGACAGAAAACCAGATTGCATTgactaattattttaaataactttgaatTAAATAATAAATCTTAGAATAATAAGACTCAGCTTTGTTCATACATCTAGTCTGCCTCTCTGGAAGCTCTACCAGTTTGTTCCGTTGGGATCTACTTCTACTTCAATCTCTGGTCTTCAAACTTTCACTGGATAGTCGATGTCAGGTCAGCATCCCTAAAGAAATAATCCAAAGATATATAAAACCTGAGATAATTAAGGCagttattttctagatttttaagAGCTTGGCTGACTCGGGGTGGGGCTTGTCATGACTTCCATACCCTCTAACAGAAGAATACACAAGGCAAGGGTTGAAACATGACAGTTGTCACTTGGAAACTAGATTAGGGCTTCCGACTGAGTTTTGAAGGTCTTGAAACGACAGCCTCTCTGGATACTGCAACCACAAAAGCTTTGAAAGTCACAACCCACATGAGTACTCTTGCCCAGCAGTGCTCTCAAAGAGTGCTTTGAGGTGTTTCACATCCCCCGTGCATCAGCCAAGAACATCACAACTGCAACTCCTAGTTTCACTTCCCATCAGTGAGCTCCACTTCAAAATACAGCTAAACAGGCTATCCTGTATCTTGCAGACACACACAAGTGTTCCTGGATTCAATTACCAAAGTTTGACTCTCCAGAAACATTCTTTGGATCACCAAGAACCTGCAGCCTGTTGTGAAAACAATTAATCTAAAAGAACAGTTTCACCACATGATAAAATGCTCTTTTAATAAATAGCAGATGGTTTGACCAGGAGTCTGATTTGAAAATAACAAATTGCAGAGCTGGGGCCAGTTTCCTGAACTCCAAAGGAATGCCTTGCCCTCCGGCAGCCATTCAAGGCTCCAACAAACAGTAAACATTTAGTCTTCAGCCCCAAAATATGCACTCCTTCCAAGCACTGATGGAAAGGATGTGCAAATTCAACCATTCACTGAGATCTACCagaagagcaggcaggcagcaccagTGCTGCCTCATCTTGTATTTTAATCAGCTCCTGACACAAACCACTCTCCACCATATGCGGGGCACTCAGCAAGTGGTCACAGCTCTTTTTACACTGGCATTGTGTGAAAGGATAACTTTATTCTGGGTTACAAACTTTTTAGGACTGGGACAGTCTTCTCTATCCAGGTTTGAAAAACGCCCAGAACAAAAAGCTCTCTGACCCATCGCACCTATTCAAATTGCTACAAATTTTCACTGGCCTTGCAGAATTCAAGCTTCTTTGCAAGTGTTGGTAACATAGATCTGCTCCCTCCATTATCTATCCATTCAtctgttttctccctccctccagcaaTCATACATAAGGTGAGTCAGCACCTGAAGAGACTGGGTGCTGATGCCAAAGGGAAGTTCTCTACTGGAAAAAACTATTCTGTTACTGgaggctgggcattggtcagggtggtggtgagcaattgcctcatgcatcacttgcttcgtatattcttctgttattattattattattttatttcaattattaaactgttcttatcccaacccatgagttttctcacttttactcttctgattctctcacccatcccaccggggcggggggagtgagcaagcagctgtgtggtgctcagttgctggctgaggttaaaccacaacagaatgcACCAGAGGGAAATGTATCTCTTCTGTAGAAAAACTAGCAAGGCCCACTTTATTTCCATTCTGCTTTtggatgaagaaaaaagacaaagcattttAATTACTGCATTATCTTTATTTGTATATCCTAGGTTTGTTGCACTCAAAGCTTTGGATAGGCAAGTTGAGTCTAACCCAGTTTTGTTCCAGTTGGAGAACATGGCTGCCATGACAAAAGCATGCAAAGAGACAAGCCGTTCCCATGCAGCAGAATTGTCAAGATCCAGCCTAATTGActttttcacagattttaatgGGCAAAATGCCTGGAATTCCTGCATTGGTACAGCCATGAACATTCAGTAGtgctaaaagaaaacagaaaatgaagatattaTCAGTGACAAGATCCCTGTATGCAGCAAGGAAAAGTCTGTTAAATACACAGACTTCAAATCCCCAATTATGGTCCTATTGGAGGCTCCTGTTGGTCTCAGTGGATACTGTGTAAAACTTTCATGGTGTAACTCAAAGGGAGGAAATGTCTGTATGGCTTTAAATTGCCTTTGTGCTCCTCCTTTCCCATAACCCACATACAGCAGGTAGCAATGCTGGCATACAGTAGTTGCCTTGTGGGACCATTGTATCATTGGGGCATAAGTTGGGTACAGCTGCTACACAGTGACTTCCTCTGACACCAGGCAAACCACTTTGGAACAGCTGTTCCAGATATTTAGATGCCTAACGATGAAAAACAGTGCTTTACCAGATTTTTCCAAAGCATCCCAGAGTCTTAACCATCCAATCCTGCTAGGTAGTTTACTCCTCCTCTCTAGAACAGGGCAATATGTTCCTGCCTCAAAGGTACCACATGGACTTAGGTTTAAAGGATAGAAAGGTGCTTATGCACTATAACAGAAGCATAATGTTCTGATCTTGCAACTTACGTTGAGTCTTTACAAGCTGGTAGAGAGGCAGGCCTGCGCAGAGTTGTTCAATGGGTCTACCATAGAAAAGCCAGTCTTTGAAATTCCCAAACATGGAATGGCCAGATTGAAACTGTACCCACACATTATTTGGAGAGTATACTTTCTTCATAGTCTAAGAAGAAAATGTTCGACATCATCAGTAATGTAGCTTTGGTTTCGTTCTACTAGGAcaccctttggaaaaaaatcccaaaatctAAAGTCACCTTCCTTTGCCTCACACAAAGCATTAGCTAAAACAGCTACAtgcttttaaagaatatttatCAATATTATCAATCTATTCAGAAACAAAGTTCACTAGATGCTAGTTCTGTCAACATAGCAAAATTGAGCTGTAGTACTATCATAGTAAGTTATGTTAATTGGCAGCAAGTTTTGCTGTAAATGCGCTACTGTTAGGCTGTCATAAAACGGGCCGGAACTCAAGTTCATCTCCAGGCAATACTTCCAGTCACCTTCATGAAACCTTTGCCTGAATAAGAAAGTCAAAGTCTGGTCAAAGTAAATAGATTTCTAAATTCTGTTCTGCAAACAAAGTTATTTCAAGTTATGTCAAGCTCAAAATATCAGCAtgacaataaaaaaaggaaaagcctgtCTGAACACATATTGCAAGCACCCCGAAATAGTCAAATTACACTACTTCCAAGGACAGAGGATCTTACAGTGCTAGTCACAATGACAATCCACTATAAAACTGCAGGGTGGGCCATGATTGCTCACTATCTTAAAATAATGTTCTATATGATATTCCCTTGAAGTTCTATGTTGTCAGATGTGCTTCATCATCTTAATGCAGTAAAAGGCATTCCTAAGAACAGCTGTTCTTAAAGGCAGAATGGACACACCACACACCATCACACCACACAACTCTCATACAGTAGCCTTTCTTGTATACAATACGGGTTTCACTACAATGTCACCTTTCTCTCAAAAGCCAGGCGTCCAATTTCGTGCAGCTCTGGGATGTCGtccttatttattttcatgataAAGCAGGCTTTTTGTGAAAGTAGCCTTGTTGCAATATACCCCTGTGGTTAAAAAAATTATAGTTAAttaagtaattaattaattaaaaatggctACCACTAATATTAGTTGATTCTCTCTAATCTTTAGGACAATCTAGAAGAAACACGAAGTGGCTACACAGGCTACTACTGTGGAATGACTCTGCATTTACATTGTCACCTTTGGGGAATGCAAGCAGCCTGCCCACACTAATGCCTGTCCGTAAGACTGGAAGTATCTTTTCCGACAGGCTTCTGCTGCACTTGCTATACATGAGTGATGGCAGCCCATTCTCAACTCCGACCTCATTGAGGTCTGAGACATCATTCTCACTTTCAGGAACTGCCACCACAGGTTTCATTACAAGTCTTTTAAACTGCACCATCATATGGGTGAAACAAAACGATGGCCTAAGAGGAGGAAAGATGATGGGTGTCTTCAAAGAAACAGTGTTTCAGGACAACTTATAGTGAGAATacactaaaataatttctgagtttAAAAACTTCCTCAGAGATTAAGTCTAGGCAAATTCTTAGATTTACTTACACGCGAGTAGTCAAAAATAGTATCAGAGGAGTACACGCCAGAACGGACATGGACTTCAACAATGTGCTTCTCATTGTGGATAGTCATAGTTGCAGTGACATAGTCATTGGCAGGTTCCTCCAGGACAAAGGTCTTTGgtaaaaaacacaaaatcattGTTCATCATCTGGCTTGCACCTTTAAAAGGTGCAATATAAACAAACGCTTTCTCTCAAACAAGTACAATTGCTTTATGTAAATACTAAACCCCTTAACAACCCTCTAGCAGTCTCAGGAGGCCCTTGAGGTGGAGATTAATTATGCAAGAGTGCGCCAGGGTGAGAAAGGAGGGGACAGCCCCTCACTGCAGGCTAAGGAAAAACAACATGAGGCATCCCAGTCATTACACGTGGCAGCAGGGACTGGCAGGAGACTGCAACAGTCTCCAAATTTTAGCTTGAGCTAAGGGGACCTATGCCCCCCAAATGTCTTGTTACTATGCACCTGCACAGAACCACCTCTTTGGCTTATATGATTGTCACCTTTGGCAAATGCTATTTTTCTCTACACTTGGCAATAAGCACATTGTtagtttcttctgtgctttttttcctattatatttGCCCCCTACCCAGGGAT from Aptenodytes patagonicus chromosome 24, bAptPat1.pri.cur, whole genome shotgun sequence encodes:
- the GKN2 gene encoding LOW QUALITY PROTEIN: gastrokine-2 (The sequence of the model RefSeq protein was modified relative to this genomic sequence to represent the inferred CDS: substituted 1 base at 1 genomic stop codon) encodes the protein MPGKNSIGVGFVQXLSSIRTWLKKARIFIRTQFSDLKRSQCLQKGAVLVLLGVFWTQTSALDTFVLEEPANDYVTATMTIHNEKHIVEVHVRSGVYSSDTIFDYSRGYIATRLLSQKACFIMKINKDDIPELHEIGRLAFERKTMKKVYSPNNVWVQFQSGHSMFGNFKDWLFYGRPIEQLCAGLPLYQLVKTQPLLNVHGCTNAGIPGILPIKICEKVN